CACCAGATTGTTCCAGCCGGTCGGACGCGCGTCGTCACGATAGAAGGTGCGCAGGTAGGTGTAGAGCCAGTCGGCGCCACGCGAGCGGGCGATCAGCGACAGGTCGGGCGGTGTGGCGCCAAACCAGGCCTTGCCATCGGCAGCCTGCATCGCCACGCGCATCGGATCACCGACCTTCTCGCTGGCCGCCATCAGGTTGCTCTTGATCTGCGCCTCGGTCAGGCCCAGGTCCTGCAGGCGGCTATAGCGCATGGCAACAGCACCGTGACAGGACAAGCAGTAGTTGGTGAAGGTCTGCGCGCCGCGCTGCAGCGATTCGGCATCACGCAGGTTGACTGGCGCGCGATCGAGATGCACGCCGGCTTCGGAAGCCTGGGCGGCAAACGGCACCGCGCACAGCGCCAGGGTGACCAGCCATTTCTTCATCTGTTGTCTCATCGTGGCTTCCCTCAGATCACCATGGCGAACACGGTCGCCAGCACGATAGTCAGGGCGAACAGCGCAACAAAGCGGACCTGACGACCCAGGTTGGTATCGGTGACACGCTCGGGAACTGGCTTCGGCGTACCCAGCTTGCTGTACCACG
This region of Chitinolyticbacter meiyuanensis genomic DNA includes:
- a CDS encoding cytochrome c1, whose product is MRQQMKKWLVTLALCAVPFAAQASEAGVHLDRAPVNLRDAESLQRGAQTFTNYCLSCHGAVAMRYSRLQDLGLTEAQIKSNLMAASEKVGDPMRVAMQAADGKAWFGATPPDLSLIARSRGADWLYTYLRTFYRDDARPTGWNNLVFPSVGMPHVLWELQGQQVPVMKTVKNHETGKDEQHIESLKLEKPGLLTRVAEDGSFDQGDYDKRVGDLVNYLVYMGEPAKVKREQIGYAILLFLLFILVPLTYFLKKEYWRDIH